A segment of the Candidatus Andeanibacterium colombiense genome:
AAGGCGACACGCTCAAGGTCGTTACCCTGGGCCAGAGCCCGGGCGACGTGAAGCTGCCGGGCGGCGCGCTGGAACCCGGCGTGACCTGGCTCGACCGCCAGGGCAATTATCTGACCAACACCGCCGCGGTGACCGAGACTTTCAAGTTCATCGACAAGGACCATATCCAGTATACGGCCACGATCGACGATCCTTCGGTCTACTCGAAGCCCTGGACCATCTCCATGCCGCTTTACCGCCGCGTGGAAGCCAATGCCCAGCTGCTTGAGTTCAAGTGCGTACCCTTCTCGGAGATGCTGCTGTACGGCGATCTTCTGGAAAACAAGCCTGGGAAGTGAGGGGGAGCCCCCGCCCTCTCGAAACGAGTAAGTACTTAAAGGAGTGACACAACCATGCGTATGAAGACCTTGCGGACTGCCGTTCTCGGCGCCCTGCTGGCGGTCGGCGCTGCGGGTACGGCGTATGCCCACCACTCGTTCGCTGCCGAATTCGACCGTAACAAGCCGATCAAGCTCCAGGGCACGGTCGTGAAGTTCGAATGGGTTAACCCCCATTCGTGGATTCACATCAAGCTGCCCGACGGCACGGTGTGGCGCGTTGAAGGCGGTGCGCCCAGCGCCCTGCTCCGCCGCGGCTGGAACCGGAACTCGCTGCCGGCCGGCACCAAGATCATCGTGAACGCTTTCCGTTCGCGCGATGGTGACACCCGCGCCTCGGCCGCCGAGATCAGCTTCCCGGACGGCCGTTCGCTGTCGCTCGGCAACCCGACGACCGAAGCGGTCGCCGCTGCCGCACAGCGCGCCAAAGGCAACTAAGCCCCAAGCGCCGGCGCAAGCTGAAACAACAAAACGCCCTCGCAGCCCAAGCTGCGGGGGCGTTTTGCTTTCTGCGTCGTCATTGCGAGGGGCCGAAGACCGCGCGGCAATCCAGAACGTTTGTGCGTGACGCCCTGCATGGCTTCGCTTCGCTCGCAATGACGAAAATCTGAACTACTCGTGCCGCAGCGCCTCGATCGGATCGAGCGCCGAGGCCTTGCGGGCGGGGAAGTAGCCGAACACCACCCCGATCAGCGCCGAGATCACGAAGCTCAACACGTTGATGAACGGGCTGAACACGAAGGGAATGTCGATCGCCTTGGCCGCGGCGAAGGAGAACACGAAGCCGAGCACGATCCCGACCAGCCCGCCGAAGCAGCACAGCACGACCGCTTCGGTCAGGAACTGCAGCCGCACCTCGCGCGCCAGAGCGCCGATCGCGAGCCGGATGCCGATCTCTCGGGTGCGCTCGGTCACCGAGACCAGCATGATATTCATGATCCCGACCCCGCCGACGATCAGGCTGATCGATGCGATCGCCGAAACCATCGCGGTCAGGATGCCGACCGCACTCGACACCGCGTCGTTGACCTGCGCGGTATCGAGCACGTTGAAATCGTTCGGCTGCCCTTCCTGCAG
Coding sequences within it:
- a CDS encoding DUF6152 family protein, coding for MRMKTLRTAVLGALLAVGAAGTAYAHHSFAAEFDRNKPIKLQGTVVKFEWVNPHSWIHIKLPDGTVWRVEGGAPSALLRRGWNRNSLPAGTKIIVNAFRSRDGDTRASAAEISFPDGRSLSLGNPTTEAVAAAAQRAKGN